Sequence from the Oncorhynchus kisutch isolate 150728-3 linkage group LG12, Okis_V2, whole genome shotgun sequence genome:
agatgaaatgtgattgtagccttctaaatgagataaTGTTTTTTTATATAGACTTTTGCCAAGTCAGTAACCATGCacacgtgagcacagacattggtGCAACGTGATGGAACCGCCCTCCAAGGCAAGTGCTTAAAAGGACGTGCTGAAGAATTAACATATTAGACAGTGGCTACACGGCTGAGAAATGGTTTAAAACTAAAGACCAGTGTGACCGACAGCGTGAGCTGAAAAGTACGAAATGGTTAGAAACTCTGAAACTttcaacagagaagaagaaatCTCTATAGACCAGTACATTGCCAGGTTGCTACTGGCATGTCTAGCTGTACCATAAATAATCAACCATTGAGACCAGTATATGGACGGTGTTGAGCCGGACGTCATGAATGGTTGGACTCTACTAGACCAGAAAATGGTAAGATTCAAACTCTCGAGTTAAGAAGATAAAGACGACATTGGAACATTCAGTCTGCATTTGTTTAAGTACTTTAGTCTAGTAAGCTCGACCGAGGACCACCGCGAGTGTAACTTTGAAGGAACCAATCTAATGAAGATGAGAGGGGAAGAACATTTCCCTCACACCACCGTGTGGTACTCTGATGGATCCAGTCTAATGAACACTTCCAGAACAAAGAACGCCTATTACCATAACTACTAAGTACATTGTGACCTCTGGTAGACAACCAGAGACTTACACAACCAGAGACTTCTGTCGAACTACTCTACACAGACTCAAATGATTTCAACTGTCATGATATTCTTCctgggaagaagaggaggaccaaaatgcggcgtggtttgTGTTCATCTTGATATTTAATGACgaaaacactgaaacacactatacaaaacaataaatgactGTGAAGCTAAATGAGAACTGTGATTGACACAAGCAatcaatcaacatagacaatcacccacaaacaaacagtgaaacccaggctacctaagtatgattctcaatcagagacaactaatgacacctgcctctgattgagaaccatactaggccgaaacatacaaatccccaaatcatagaaaacaaagactgcccaccccaactcacgccctgaccatactaaataaccaTACTGGTGGGCATTCTTGGCAGTGTACTGGGAGAGGAAGGTGGTTCGATGAATTTAGGCCTACATACAGCATGGATGCCGCACCATACCCCTTCTGCAAGACAGCACACAAACTCATTCCAGACCCTGAATGTATAAGGAGTACATACTCCTTGTGCCAATTGAGTGTAGTGCCTTCCATGGAAGTGGTTTTGGCATGATTCCATATGGCAAGGGACTACAAAATGAACACTATAGCTTTTACTGTGTAGACCGAATAAATTGACAAACTAACCTGAAGGTGGTGGTATTGGACATGTCACCATCCAACGGCTTGAACTCATTGTTAACTTTTTTGGACGCCTGAGGAGCCAAAGTTCCTGTAAAGTGGAACTTGTCACTGTAATCTGTGTGCACACACGCTGAGTCAGACAGAGCGGGAGGTGGGGATGACAGCAGGGGATATGGACAGGGGATATGGACATTAATGCCGACTGCAAGAAAAAAATAATCTTTGCAATTTGACAAGAACATGAATAAGTATGAAAATAaagaaagacacacacatgctCCCAACAATTTAATGAGTAAACCTAATAACCAAAGAATAtgaacaataacataacaataacaaaatTCTAATTGGACTACGATTGTAAAAACAATTATCAGCTGTAGCCGTGATTAGGCTGTGTTAGGAAGTGATGTCACTCCTAGGAAATTATGCAATTAGAAAATTATTCTTTATGGATGTAAATGTACATTTAACGGCATGACAATAGTAAACAATTTACTCGTTCCACGACACAGAATTGTAATTTGCCAAAGTTGATAGCTAGCCTACCACGAAGCCTACACTTTTTCGGCAAAAGGCTACTTGAAAAAAAATCTTATCTGCAGGCGCAGATCTGGCATAAGCACTGGGTCATCATGTTTACACCATCTGATTGATCATTTAAGTGTCAagcaaaaaacaaacacacacagttatcCTTCAAAGTGTAATTGACACCGCTTGTGTGCATGCGCGCGCATCTCAAACGTCTTCCTTTCCTCGTCTACACTGATTCATAGTCACTAATTATGGGGTGAAACAACAGGTGACGCAATAGCCTAATGAATATATATCAGGAATTGGGTTTCACCTGTCGCATTTCATTCATAGGACCGATAAGGCAAAGGAGAGGACACTACTTCATACTATAGAGATCCATCCTGTTTGCGGTTTCTTTGCGATTAGCCTTAACATATTATTTTTTGCTGACCAATTCTATCGTCATTACGCCATGGTGCAAGGGACATCGCAAGAAAGAATGTGGTTTTACGAAGAACATGCAGGTAAAAGTTTGGCAGGTGAATAGACAAAGCTATAATTTATAAAGCAAAATGTCATTTCTCAGGTAGCATATGCGATACAGTTATACTTTGAACCATCTCCTTTTCTCATGTAAATTTGAAATGAAATGTATTGTAAAATTATATACATTTAAATCACCTAATCTAATAGGGCCAAATATGATGCCTGGGAATCTTAACTCGAGTCAGGTTGGTTAAATTTACATTCTTGTCCCCAGCCACTAGGCCTAGACAGCACATGTTCCCTATGCTTTGTATTCCTACTACTCAACCATGTTCTAGCTATATTAATTGCTTGCTTAATGTTAGTGAGAGCACTGACGATTTAAAGTAGCCATACCCAGTGAAAGTGTTTTTTGCATTGGTCATAGGTATTTTTATTAGTCATGACTTGTGGTTACAATTTTTGGTTTGTTCCTTGACAGAATGTGGTCTTTCGTTTGGCTAACCTCCCCATAGTTAGTTCAGCGTGTGCACTCGTATCTGTCTTGTATTGTGACACCAAGCACAACCACCCCTACATCCGATCGTTGTGTAAAGTGGTGGAGATTAGTGTGACGACCTTATCCTCCGTAGCCTGTAACAGTGCCACCCCCATCATCATTAAGCTGGAGCCCCAAAGTAAGTACTTTGATGCTCTGTCACCTTTCAAGTTTTTCCACTTATGGAATCACTTTGGGCCAAACCAGGGCTTGAACTGTGACAATTCTCTCACCAAATCCAACCCCTATGCTGTGCTCCCACAGTTTCTGTTGTGAATGATCTTGCATGCAAAGGCCTGGATAAGCTTGAGAGTACTTTGCCAGTGCTTCAACAGCCTTCACAGCAGGTGAATTCAATCTTCAAATATGTCCCAATCCTCTATTGGCTGTCCTTTgtgacaaatatatttttatattattgTAAGAACTATTTCTGTTTATCATTATCACCCAGATTGTTTCAGATGTGAAGAatataatgatggaggccaaagATGCTGTAGTCATTGCTGTCTACGGAGCAAAGAACTGCATGTATTACACCCTGACTGGCATGGTTGCGATGACAAAAGGAGCAAGTGGTGGGAGAGCCAACATTGTGTCCCTGGAACCTGCTGTCCAGCTGGTTAGTATGGGACTGAAAAATGCACTGAGCCTGTCAGAAACCCTGGTGGACCAAGCCCTTCCTCCGACCGATGAAGAGATGGGTGAGTGATGCTAATGCTGGGGTGTATGCATTAGTGGCACACCGTAGCGAAATATTTCGTAATGGAAATGAGGGGCTATTTACACCAGCATATCAAAGTGTACTCAACAATGTTTTGCATCTTAACTATGGTTTTCCAAGGCCTCTGGAAACTTATACTGACACAAATGAAAGGCAACTGAAAGCTGTGTTCTCTTCTAATCTCTCATCACACTTACTCTTCTGTCTTTAGAAGACGAGGTCAAGACTGTGAAGGGCTTTGACGTTGTTGCCGCCGCCAGGCCCAGCTCTCCTGTCCGACTGGTTTCCCTCACGATCAAGCTGTGTAGACGAGCATACCACCAGGCAGAGGAGAAGATGCGCTTTGTCAAAGTCTGCTGTCAGAAATCCCTCAACTTGCTTCAGCACACCATGCACTTGGTAATAAGCCTGGTAGATGCTTAAACCAGTTTCTCTAGAAGTCCATTTGGGAGAGGGACCCACTGATAGGATTTGGTAGCCTAATAGTTTCAGGTCAGTTTGGGGTCCTGGTTTGATTTGGTTTGCTggtgtcaatgttgtgaacagtgcgtcccatggtggctgtggggttatggtatgagcaggcataagtTACAGAAAACGAACGCAATTTCGTTTTATTGATGGCAACTTGAATGCAGATACAtgacgagatcccgaggcccaccgccatcacctcatgatactgcacggccccatgtcgcaaggctCTGTACACTTCCTGGAAGctaaatgtcccagttcttccatggcctgcatactcaccagacatgtcacccattgagcatgtttggatgctctggatcaacgtgtatggCAGCAtgctccagttcccgccaatatccagcaacttcgcacagccattgaagtggggcaacattccacaggccacaaactATTTGATCAACTCTGTGAAGGAGATGTTGTGCTGCATAAGGCTGGTGGTcactagatactgactggttttctgttaCACCCCCTACCTGTTTAAGATATCTGTGCCCAACAGATGCATATGTCATGGATTAGGGAATAATGAATTTATATCAATTGACTGACTACCTTTATATTAACTCTGTTATCTTTGAAATTGTGTTCAGTATAATCCATGTTCTTGGAATAGAAATGCTACTTTGAGTCCAATGTCCATTATGCTTCTGATGGAATTAATGTGTGCAGGACAATCTTGGCGCCTTGGTGGAATGGACTAGTAACGTTCAAGAGAAGGAAGACAAGGAGACCGAGGTATTATCAAATCTATTTACTAATGTACTGTTGGTGGAAGTGGGTCTTAAAAGCTGTTAAGATTATTACTGTTACAAGCTTGCTCTAGGGGTTCTCAAATTCTTTCCCTAGAAATTGGCTCATATTCAAGTGGCTAATTGAGAAATCCTTACTGAAAACATTTCAGTACCTGAATTAACATGTTAAATAAAACAGAATTGTGCTCAACCATGCTGTTGCTTTTCCCAGACCAAGCATTGGTTGTGTTTGCTTGCATGGTTCAGCAGAGTACCATATATAAAGCAGTACATAACCTCTGTTTCTCCAGCGGGTGGTTATCCACTGCCTGAATGTCTCTCCCAGTGTGAGTCACCAGCTGCAGAGAAACTGTCTGACCCTGGCCTGCAGCCTACAAAATCTCCCCCGCTACCTCCAGcagcaggctgtgtgtgtgctgctttCTGCCTCACAGATCTTAAACAACTTTAGTTCCACTGACCCCCACCTGGGCATCAGACCTCAGGGCAAAGTGAGTGGTTCTCTGGATGCCATCCTGGACTACCTGGTCCACAACATGTCCCTCAATTGTCTGGTGGGGCCCTGGTGTCCTCAGATGCCCCCCATTACTCCAAGGGCCCAGACCAATGGTCAGAGGAAGAGGCCTGCCAAGAAAACAGGTGTTTTTGACCTTgggtgtactgtcacaccctATGAACAATATTGATGTGGTTTGTGTTGGGAGTCGGTCATCTCAGATATGCGTAGGCTTCTGAAATGCAGTGGTCGGTTTTTATTAATATTGGCCTAACACAGCATGTCAATGCATTTGACTTGTGGGCATATAATGTTTAATGGACTTGGGTCAATAGACTGTTTGGGGTTTCTGTCACTGCCATACTGCAAATCGATGTGTGAATGGCCCTAGAATTTTGTATGCTTCATGCTGTGGAAAGAATCTGTTAAACCACAATAAATTACAATGCAAGTTACTTCCTTTGGCCTTGTCATTCATGGTTGGGTGATGTTCCTAAATGTTATATCAAGATTACATATAGCAACTAAATTAACAAAGAAATGCCCTGGTCTAGGTTGACAGCAAAGACATGACCCAATGTGAGTGCCCCAGTGTAATAGAGCACAATTTGTTTGCCTTTTTGTCATTGCTAAACCTGTTTTGCTTGACAATGGCAAAAGTGCAAAGATCTGGGAACAAATCTGTAGGTTTCTTGTGCATCTTAAGGAAAAAACCAAATAGGCCTTGATCAAGGTCATTTAGGAACTTTCCTCACCTGGTTGTAGAGGTCTTTATTGGCTACTAATTGAAAGGAAATTACAACCAGCAGACTCATGCCTTCCAATTCAGTTTTACACCCCTGCCTTAATGCCACAGTGGCCCTTCCAGTAAAGTATACTGTATTAAACCTTATACTGCTACCTGGGTAATATTCTGAGTCTTACTCGGCGCTCCCAGAATGTGAAGTGTTGATGGGGTACTGTGACTGTAAACATGAATTTGAGTTCACAACAGTTAACCATATGATCATCGGAGAGAAATGTGAAACTTCTGACAAGTTTGAGGATCTTCCTTGTCCAGATTAATTAGTGCCAGAGCTGGTCTGAGATGGAGACTGAATGTGGTACAGATGGGAAGAGTGATGGCTGAGACCCCAGTTGCGATAGTCTTACCGTCAATGAGATccgttcaaatcaaatttatttatatagcccttcgtacatcagctgatatctcaaagtgctgtacagaaacccagcctaaaactccaaaccgcaagcaatgcaggtgtagaagcacggtggctaggaaaaactccctagaaaggccaaaacctcagaagaaacctagaggaaccaggctatgtggggtggctagtcctcttctggctgtgccgggtggagattataacagaacatggccaagatgttcaaatgttcataaatgaccagcatggtcgtataataacgcagaacagttgaaactggagcagcagcacagtcagatggactggggacagcaaggagtcatcatgtcaggtaatcctggggcatggtcctagggctcaggtcccccgagagaggagagaattagagaacgcacacttagattcacataggacaccgaataggacaggagaagtactccagatataacacactgaccctagtcccccgacacaaactactgcagcattaaTATCCGTTAATCCGTTAAGTCATGATGGCAGGTTCTAATaaactaacatatggaattggttttaagatggtcataccaaggatcatttagcttgTGATTTGAGTTTACGACCCCTTTAGggataaaaaaaaattatgaaacatTGATTTTGGCCTTGTGTGCAGGTGGTCACCCCTACAAATTTGGCTATTTCGCCCACACTCTTTTCTGACAGGTGTAAAATACACACATTAGCGGTAGAATGGCctttactgaagagttcagtgacatCCAatgtgccacctttccaacaagtaacatttctgccctgctacagctgccCCGGTCAGCTTAAGTgctcttattgtgaagtggaatggTGTTTCCATGGCCGCATACAAGTCTAAGataaccatgcgcaatgccaagcgttggctggagtggtgtaaagctttcctccattggactctggagcagtggaaacacgttctctggagtaatgaatcgcTCTTCATCTGGAAGTCTGACGGACAAATGggcttggcggatgccaggaggatGGGGCTCTTTTTCATggttgggctaggccccttagttccagtttaGGGAAATCTTACCGCTACAGCATTcactgacattctagacaattctgtgcttccaactttgtggcaacagtttgcggaaggccctttcctgtttcagcatgaaaacagcccctgtgcacaaagcgaggtccatacagcaatggtttgtcaagattggtgtggaagaacttgactggcctgcagagagcccagacctcaaccccatcgaacacatttgggatgaattggaatgctgactgcgagccagtccTAATTTCCCAACATCCGTGCCCAactaatggtcttgtggctgaatggaagcaagtccccgcagcaatgttgcaacatctagtggaaagccttcccagaagagtgaaagctattatagcagcaaagggaggaccaactccatatcaatgcccatgattttagaatgagatgttagatgagcaggtgtacacatactcttggtcatgtagtgtattagcccatagaaattaATTTAACAACCgattcatacatggaaaaacTGAAATTAATCAAGAGATAAGaaaatgtacactaccggtcaaaagttatagaacacctactcattcaaaggtttttattttgactgttttctacattgtagaataatagcgaagaaattgactgaaataacacacatggaatcatgtaaccaaaaaagtgttaaacaaatctacatCTATTTTATTTTAGAAATTCTTTCAAATAGCCACTCTGCTTttgacagctttccacactcttggcattctctccaacCAGCTTAATCTGTAATGCTTTTCCAtggtcttgaaagagttcccacatatgctgagcacttgttggctgcttttcctttactctgcggtccaactcatcccaaaccatctcaatttgctTGGGGGGTTGTgcaggccaggtcatttgatgcagcacgccactctcctccttggtaaaatagcccttacacagcctggaggtgaaaatgaaatgatagtcccactaagtccaaaccagatgggatggtgtgtcgctgcagaatgctgtggtagccatgctggttaagtatactttgaattctaaataaatcacagactgcatcaccagcaaaacacccccacaccataacaccacctccatgctttatggtgggaaatacacatgcggggatcatccgttcacccacactgcatctcacaaagacacggcagaacaaaaaaatctcaaatttggactccagaccaaaggacaaatttccaccggtctaatgtccattgcttgtgtttcttggcccaagcaggtcTCTTATTGGTGTGcttttagtaatggtttctttgcagtaatttgaccatgaaggcctgattcacatggtctctgaacagttgatgttgagatttgtctgttacttgaactctgtgaggcatttatttgggctgcaatttcagaGGCTGGCAACTCTAAAGAACTTATCCTCTCCAGcacaggtaactctgagtcttccattcctgtggtggtcctcatgagagccagtttcatcatagcgcttgatggttttgactgactttcatgacaaagtaatgatggactgtcgtttctctatgcttattt
This genomic interval carries:
- the LOC109900405 gene encoding perilipin-2 isoform X2 gives rise to the protein MVQGTSQERMWFYEEHAGPNMMPGNLNSSQNVVFRLANLPIVSSACALVSVLYCDTKHNHPYIRSLCKVVEISVTTLSSVACNSATPIIIKLEPQISVVNDLACKGLDKLESTLPVLQQPSQQIVSDVKNIMMEAKDAVVIAVYGAKNCMYYTLTGMVAMTKGASGGRANIVSLEPAVQLVSMGLKNALSLSETLVDQALPPTDEEMEDEVKTVKGFDVVAAARPSSPVRLVSLTIKLCRRAYHQAEEKMRFVKVCCQKSLNLLQHTMHLDNLGALVEWTSNVQEKEDKETERVVIHCLNVSPSVSHQLQRNCLTLACSLQNLPRYLQQQAVCVLLSASQILNNFSSTDPHLGIRPQGKVSGSLDAILDYLVHNMSLNCLVGPWCPQMPPITPRAQTNGQRKRPAKKTGVFDLGCTVTPYEQY
- the LOC109900405 gene encoding perilipin-2 isoform X1, which translates into the protein MVQGTSQERMWFYEEHAGKSLAGPNMMPGNLNSSQNVVFRLANLPIVSSACALVSVLYCDTKHNHPYIRSLCKVVEISVTTLSSVACNSATPIIIKLEPQISVVNDLACKGLDKLESTLPVLQQPSQQIVSDVKNIMMEAKDAVVIAVYGAKNCMYYTLTGMVAMTKGASGGRANIVSLEPAVQLVSMGLKNALSLSETLVDQALPPTDEEMEDEVKTVKGFDVVAAARPSSPVRLVSLTIKLCRRAYHQAEEKMRFVKVCCQKSLNLLQHTMHLDNLGALVEWTSNVQEKEDKETERVVIHCLNVSPSVSHQLQRNCLTLACSLQNLPRYLQQQAVCVLLSASQILNNFSSTDPHLGIRPQGKVSGSLDAILDYLVHNMSLNCLVGPWCPQMPPITPRAQTNGQRKRPAKKTGVFDLGCTVTPYEQY
- the LOC109900405 gene encoding perilipin-2 isoform X3, giving the protein MQNVVFRLANLPIVSSACALVSVLYCDTKHNHPYIRSLCKVVEISVTTLSSVACNSATPIIIKLEPQISVVNDLACKGLDKLESTLPVLQQPSQQIVSDVKNIMMEAKDAVVIAVYGAKNCMYYTLTGMVAMTKGASGGRANIVSLEPAVQLVSMGLKNALSLSETLVDQALPPTDEEMEDEVKTVKGFDVVAAARPSSPVRLVSLTIKLCRRAYHQAEEKMRFVKVCCQKSLNLLQHTMHLDNLGALVEWTSNVQEKEDKETERVVIHCLNVSPSVSHQLQRNCLTLACSLQNLPRYLQQQAVCVLLSASQILNNFSSTDPHLGIRPQGKVSGSLDAILDYLVHNMSLNCLVGPWCPQMPPITPRAQTNGQRKRPAKKTGVFDLGCTVTPYEQY